A genomic segment from Fundulus heteroclitus isolate FHET01 chromosome 6, MU-UCD_Fhet_4.1, whole genome shotgun sequence encodes:
- the LOC105920258 gene encoding SLAM family member 7 isoform X2 → MFQREQKTKWYTLDKGKQQHFRPEYKAIDASTAVLVKTGGDVFLNVSEADVPKDFHIFLWKFVTEDVLVSFFSNGESKVHGVYAGRIDFSEKKHSIKLKNLQKSDSGLYTAVVIAASEQTLNEYNVTIQDPVSPVDLVVDSVSSASSSCNLTVTCITEDSNISSTFRCTTKTCYQEGGEKSKATKSGASLHVCLSNLSIICNHSNRVSWSEKKTATDPLCLPHADAEELSGVSICGVKKVVVSVGLIIMVLAVIGVHLTEKFKKYK, encoded by the exons ATGTTCCAAAGAGAGCAAAAAACCAAATGGTACACTTTGGACAAAGGCAAGCAGCAGCATTTCAGACCAGAATATAAAG CAATCGATGCTTCGACTGCTGTGCTTGTGAAGACAGGTGGTGATGTCTTTCTTAATGTCTCAGAAGCGGATGTGCCCAAAGATTTTCACATCTTTTTATGGAAATTTGTCACAGAAGATGTGTTGGTGTCTTTCTTTTCAAACGGAGAATCAAAGGTCCATGGGGTTTACGCTGGAAGAATTgacttttcagaaaaaaaacactctatAAAATTAAAGAACCTCCAAAAATCTGACAGTGGACTTTATACGGCAGTCGTAATAGCAGCTTCAGAGCAAACACTGAATGAGTACAACGTCACGATTCAAG atccaGTTAGTCCAGTCGATCTGGTCGTTGACTCCGTGTCCAGCGCCTCTTCCTCCTGTAACCTCACAGTGACATGCATCACAGAGGACTCGAACATCAGCAGCACTTTCAGATGTACCACCAAAACCTGCTAtcaggagggaggagagaagTCAAAGGCAACTAAATCCGGTGCTTCTCTCCATGTCTGCCTGTCTAATTTATCAATCATCTGTAATCATAGCAACCGGGTCAGCTGGTCAGAGAAAAAGACAGCGACTGATCCCCTTTGTCTGCCGCATGCTG ATGCAGAGGAGCTCTCTGGAGTCTCCATTTGTGGAGTGAAGAAAGTCGTGGTCTCGGTCGGTCTGATCATCATGGTGTTGGCTGTCATTGGTGTCCACCTGACTGAGAAGTtcaagaaatataaataa
- the LOC105920258 gene encoding uncharacterized protein LOC105920258 isoform X1: MFQREQKTKWYTLDKGKQQHFRPEYKGGCYFLLNILLPESKRLTMKEFMMSLFLIVTLLIIIMKAPAIDASTAVLVKTGGDVFLNVSEADVPKDFHIFLWKFVTEDVLVSFFSNGESKVHGVYAGRIDFSEKKHSIKLKNLQKSDSGLYTAVVIAASEQTLNEYNVTIQDPVSPVDLVVDSVSSASSSCNLTVTCITEDSNISSTFRCTTKTCYQEGGEKSKATKSGASLHVCLSNLSIICNHSNRVSWSEKKTATDPLCLPHADAEELSGVSICGVKKVVVSVGLIIMVLAVIGVHLTEKFKKYK; the protein is encoded by the exons ATGTTCCAAAGAGAGCAAAAAACCAAATGGTACACTTTGGACAAAGGCAAGCAGCAGCATTTCAGACCAGAATATAAAG GGGGCTGTTATTTCCTGCTCAACATATTACTGCCAGAGAGTAAAAGATTAACAATGAAAGAGTTCATGATGTCTTTGTTTCTGATTGTGACTCTGCTGATTATCATCATGAAGGCACCAG CAATCGATGCTTCGACTGCTGTGCTTGTGAAGACAGGTGGTGATGTCTTTCTTAATGTCTCAGAAGCGGATGTGCCCAAAGATTTTCACATCTTTTTATGGAAATTTGTCACAGAAGATGTGTTGGTGTCTTTCTTTTCAAACGGAGAATCAAAGGTCCATGGGGTTTACGCTGGAAGAATTgacttttcagaaaaaaaacactctatAAAATTAAAGAACCTCCAAAAATCTGACAGTGGACTTTATACGGCAGTCGTAATAGCAGCTTCAGAGCAAACACTGAATGAGTACAACGTCACGATTCAAG atccaGTTAGTCCAGTCGATCTGGTCGTTGACTCCGTGTCCAGCGCCTCTTCCTCCTGTAACCTCACAGTGACATGCATCACAGAGGACTCGAACATCAGCAGCACTTTCAGATGTACCACCAAAACCTGCTAtcaggagggaggagagaagTCAAAGGCAACTAAATCCGGTGCTTCTCTCCATGTCTGCCTGTCTAATTTATCAATCATCTGTAATCATAGCAACCGGGTCAGCTGGTCAGAGAAAAAGACAGCGACTGATCCCCTTTGTCTGCCGCATGCTG ATGCAGAGGAGCTCTCTGGAGTCTCCATTTGTGGAGTGAAGAAAGTCGTGGTCTCGGTCGGTCTGATCATCATGGTGTTGGCTGTCATTGGTGTCCACCTGACTGAGAAGTtcaagaaatataaataa